One Capsicum annuum cultivar UCD-10X-F1 chromosome 2, UCD10Xv1.1, whole genome shotgun sequence genomic window carries:
- the LOC107861374 gene encoding uncharacterized protein LOC107861374, with translation MKREEKRQKFHEGLLRMLYPPPPSPPSQEENDDEPLHLLEQRLNLDQIPDELEEDKGSSNDDDVESDHGPEKLTRAQRKRIRRKKLKEAASRRQNIIGPLFPTEESDDKGVNLSTSDEKPQGVRQNVNETDNAESCSKQNRLKQRRMAKRLVGGSSKSTGDGNKT, from the exons ATGAAGAGAGAAGAGAAACGGCAGAAATTCCATGAAGGGCTCCTTCGGATGCTCTATCCTCCTCCACCATCACCTCCTTCCCAA GAAGAAAACGACGACGAACCCCTTCACTTACTCGAACAACGCCTCAACTTGGATCAAATTCCAG ATGAACTGGAAGAAGATAAAGGTTCTTCCAACGACGATGACGTGGAGTCTGATCACGGGCCTGAGAAGCTCACAAGGGCACAGAGGAAGAGGATTCGACGAAAGAAGCTTAAGGAAGCCGCCTCTCGCCGCCAGAATATAATTGGCCCGTTGTTTCCTACGGAAGAGAGTGATGACAAGGGCGTAAATTTGAGTACCTCAGATGAGAAACCACAAGGTGTTCGACAAAATGTCAATGAGACAG ATAATGCAGAGTCTTGCTCGAAACAAAACAGACTAAAACAAAGAAGAATGGCTAAACGGTTGGTTGGTGGCAGCTCAAAGTCAACTGGGGATGGTAACAAGACTTGA